The stretch of DNA tcatcacatagcctataccatgtcaatgtgtctccctttaaagataaagggaaagccttcttcttaacaacatcatcgggtatagctacaagcttaaatagtccacaaacatcatccacatagcgtagatgttcatcaggatgctttgttccatctcctataaaagtattagctagcagtttttccatcaaacccgaaggaatctcaaaatgagttccattttcaataggttcagtaggttgagtaggttgaggagcaactctttgctatactggacggggtgaagataccccgaacaagcccctcaaacaattactttccatagtaacaagtgacaaacaatttcagcacactaaataaatttttcctttccAAATTCcatctaccaaaggtgcttcactccccggcaacggcgccagaaaagagtcttgatgacccacaagtataggggatctatcgtagtcctttcgataagtaagagtgtcgaacccaacgaggagcagaaggaaatgataagcggttttcagcaaggtattctctgcaagtactgaaataagtggtaacagatagttttatgataagataaattgtaacgagcaacaagtaacaaaagtaaataaggtgcagcaaggtggcccaatcctttttgtagcaaaggacaagtctggacaaactcttataataggaaaagcgctcccgaggacacatgggaatgtcgtcaagctagttttcatcacgctcatatgatccgcgttcggtactttgataatttgatatgtgggtggaccggtgcttgggtattgccctttcttggacaagcatcccacttatgattaacctctattgcaagcatctgcaactacaacaaaagtattaaggtaaacctaaccatagcatgaaacatatggatccaaatcagccccttacgaagcaacgcataaactagggtttaagcttctgtcactctagcaacccatcatctacttattacttcccaatgccttcctctaggcccaaataatggtgaagtgttatgtagtcgacgttcacataacaccactagaggctagacaacatacatctcatcaaaatatcgaacgaataccaaattcacatgattactaatagcaagacttctcccttgtcctcaggaacaaatgtaattactcacaaagcatattcatgttcataatcagaggggtaataaagtgcataaaggatctgaacatatgatcttccacaaaataaaccaactagcatcaactacaaggagtaatcaacactactagcaacctactagcaccaatcccagacttggagacaagaattaaatacaagagatgaactagggtttggagatgagatggtgctggtgaagatgttgatggagatttccctctcccgatgagaggagcgttggtgatgacgatggtgatgatttccccctcccggagggaattgtccccggcagaacagctctgccagagccctagattggttccgccaaggttccgcctcatggcggcggagtctcgtcccgaaagttccctcttatttttttctcatcgaaagacttcatataggagaagatgggcgtcggagagccaccagggggcccacgaggcgcgcccccaccctcgtgagcagggtgtgggccccctggccttcatctttggcgacgatttttctttatttattttaaggtattctgtggagtttcaggacttttggagttgcgtagaataggccttcaatatttgatccttttccagcccagaattccagctgccgacattctccctcttcatgtaaaccttgtaaaataagaaagaatagccataagtattgtgacataatgtgaaataacagcccataatgcaataaatattgtcacaaaagcatgatgcaaaatggacgtatcagcggctGAAATGGCGGCCGGAGGAGGGAGATCAACGCGGCGCCGCCGGTCGCGGGCGCGGTGTCGCGGGAGCCACTGTCTTCAAGTCTCTTTCACCACCTTGCTTCTTAATGAACTGATATGCCTAAAAGAGCCCCCCCCCCAACCCCACCGCCACCTTGTGTGGCAGGAAATGCGAACAGCTCATCAAAGCTGTTGCCTTGCTTTCTGATGGTATTGTGTACGCTTCTGTGCAGCATAAAAATGAATTTATTTTTGCTTCGATTAATTTGGTTTACAAACGGTTTTCTCGGTATATACCTAATAAACCGAACTTCAAATTGGCATGGAAATTTCATATACCATACCATAAACCGTAAATTTTTGCTTGGTTCGGTATTTTAAGGTTTGGTTTTAGAATGCACAGGGTGAAGTAAACTAGTTGCATCAACTTTGAAAGAGCTCAAAGATTTTGGAAAAAACTTCATGAAAACTGAaaggagttcatggatttgaaagaaGTTCAGAGGTtcaaaaaaatcatgaaactgaaaaggttcatcaatttttaaaaattcatgtattttaataaaagaaaaataaaatggaaaaataaagaaaaagaaaaaccgaccAAACAAAGCCAGAATAAATGAAAAACAAAACCCGCGACCTCCTCGGCCAAACGAAACCAGCAAAAAATGTAAACCTGCGACCTCCTTATTCAGTGAGACACAACAGAAAAAAAGGATGTATATTTGCATCAGGTGAGTTGTCTGGTTGGCTACTGCAGCGAACACTCAACGAGGAGGTCATGGGTTTGAATCAGATCCCACACACTTATTTGCAGGTTAAtagaaaaataaaaggtaaaatgggccggcccattacggaGGGGGTTTACGTACGTATACGTTCCGACGGGTGACATATTTTTGAAAAAAACCATCCTATCCTTTACTACGAAGGGGTGTAGAGAGATCTCGTCCATTGATCTATTTAAGAGGTTGTACAGAAGCAGAAGTGTTCTAAAATGACAAGGAAATACNNNNNNNNNNNNNNNNNNNNNNNNNNNNNNNNNNNNNNNNNNNNNNNNNNNNNNNNNNNNNNNNNNNNNNNNNNNNNNNNNNNNNNNNNNNNNNNNNNNNNNNNNNNNNNNNNNNNNNNNNNNNNNNNNNNNNNNNNNNNNNNNNNNNNNNNNNNNNNNNNNNNNNTcattttaggaattttaaagaccgaCATTGCATAGTGGGTATGGCTTGAACAACAACTTTGAGAAGAATTTTCTTTCCTCCGACTGAAAGATGTTTTTCCTTCCAACTACTAATTTTCTTAACAATACAATCAATTAAGTATTTCTGGTCAGCAGACGAGAAAAACCAGAGGAGGATGCATTGGTTGGCTTGATGGAAAATATTTGTACCCAAGAATCAAGGAGGAATGGGTTTTCAAATAGATAATACCCTAGAAGGGTTCTCCTTTCACCTGACAAAGTATTATGGCGGGTGTGAGTTCTCTAAAAAGTGGCTGTTTTTTGAGTGAGGAATGATCTGAATATTAATATTTGGGAGGATGCTTGGATTATATATTGTGCAAATTGAAAAATTATTACCCCCTAGTGGGGGTCAGTTGTTATCTAAGATAGCAGATTTGATTAACCAAGTTCTTAATACTTGGGATGAATATCTGCTCCAACAAACCCTGTGGCCTATTGATGTTCAACGAGTACTCTCGGTCCCTAACTCGCAACATGATTTGCTAGATTTCGTCGTTTGGAATTTCACAAAAAACGTATGTTTTCGGTTCGGTCTGCTTATCTTGTGGAATGGGACTATCAACGTGGAAATAAACCGCGACATACCAATGGGATGGGTATACCATAGTTAATCCTATTTACTGTACGATACGGAAACTTTCTTTTCTGGCAAAGGTAAAAATATTTATTTGACATACCCTACACGACACTCTCCTGTGCCGTGTTGCGCTAGGCAATATACATGTGAAAGTCTCGCCCATTTGCCATGTCTGCTCGTCTGGACCACAAGACACAAAGCATTTGCTATTTCTATGCAACAGAGTAAGAGAATTTCGGAGAAGGCTGGGGAAGAATGATATTATCGACAAAGCTTGTGAAGTAGATCGTGTGGGAGAGGCGGTTTTAGAATATTTACTTTTACTGCCAACTCAGGAGTTGTGCATTATGGGCAACCAGAATGTACGTAAAATGATCGCCATATCAGCGTGGTACTTGTGGTGTGAAAGACATAAATTGGTTCACAAGGAGActactcaaaatgcacacaagatTTCTATGGGCATCCAGGCTCTTACGGCCAATTTTGTTACCACTTCCTCTCCAAAGGTTTCCATGAAAAAAGGGGGCTAGTTATGCCCTCCAGCGGGGTTTGTTAAACTTAACGTTAACGCTTCTTTTGACCATGACTTACTTAGTGGCACAATGGGGGCAGTCCTAAGAGATGACAAGGGCAGATTTCTTGCTGGGGAAATGGCAAGATAGACTCGTGCTCGGATGTATTGATGGGTGAAGCTCTGGCCGTAAAATTTGGTCTAACATTGGTGCAAAGGACAGGATTCAACCGCATTATTATTAACATGGATAACATGGAGGTGATTGAGGCCATGAAGGAAGGAGACAATCGCCAAGGGCATCGGCTGCAATTATTAATGATTGTTTTCACTTAGCTTGTGATTTTCCTATTTCGATTCGAGCAATGTAATAGAAGCAAATAAAGTTGCTCACGAAATTGCTAGATTGGCTAGATTTTTCTTTAATTTCTGAATGGTTCGAGGAGCCACACCGTAAAATTGTACCAATGCTCACAAACGATGTAATGTTTATTGCAAATGACTAAAATTTGAGTTTTTTTTTAAAAGACAATTGAATGTGTCTACATAGTCGTCGTACTTATTTTTCAGAAAACGACATGACTTTAGTCATGAGATAAATTTTTTTTACATCGGATCAAAGAAACCAAACATGGACAACAAAGACCTCTAGCACAACTAAAGAACATCATCAAATTTCTTTGAAGTCATTGCTCTTGCACCATCTTTTGCCTTTTCACTTTTCCTCGAGCTCCAGTGAAAAACTGCAAAAGAGTAAACATGCAGCTGGATTAACCTCttttttaaaaataaaaacaaTATATCATTCAAAAATAATCTAGGCCAGCCAATAAACCTATATAGTTGTGGATGAATATATTAATTTCACAATTAAATCAGATGAGGACGTTAACCAGTCAATTTAATCATGTTTGGTATATCATGCACGCACAATGATCAATGACATGGAGTCATATATGTATCTTGATGGTCATTGGAAGTTGGGCATATCTCTCGATCAATCCAATTGTGGTGTGACCTACTCTGATCCATAAATCAATATGTCACCGGCAGCAGAGTCGTTTTCAGGATCTATCTATCTAGTACGTGTGGAGCACAGGAAAAGGAGCAACATTAAGATGCATCAACCAATAACTAACACTGATACATGTCATTCTGGGTGCCGGCGAAAAGTGCAAGAGGCAGTGGGAGAGTCTGGAGCCATGCATGGAGCACTGGAATCCCACGCCTTTTCCTCTGCGTAAAGCGAAGCGAGACAGTCCACACAACCCAGAGCTCGTTGGAGTACCGCGCGTGGCCGATCCAAGCATCACCACACCTTGCAGCCTCACTTCACTTGATTGATCCATGCATCTAAGCTATCTCAGTCCACCGCACAAACGATTCATCTTCTTCTTTTTCCCTGAAGTAGAAGCAAACGCTATGctacaaaaagaaagaaaagtgGAGTATTCTTTATTCTGATGGATGTATACGTGTATGGATGCCCACCGGCAAGTTCATGTGAACTAGATAGAGAATATTTTGGTCATATGATGCAGACAGCAACAGACAGCACAGTCCATAACAAAAATACACATTTAGGCCACACGCATTATTGGATGAGTGGGTCCGGTTCATGTCAAAACGGTTACCGCGGCTCAAATCACCACTTAAAATTAAAGTGTTCCCTTGGTTTCTATGTCGGTGGCTCAAATCATTGCTTAGAATTAAAGTCTTACCTTGAGTTCTATGCAAGGGGTAGAAAGTTTTACAATTGCTTGTTATGCGCGTGgctccatgcgtctttggccaattTAGGTATGCAGAAATAATGTTGTATTTGACAAGTAGAAAGTTCTATCTTGTAAGGAGTATTAGCTAACCGCACTTCCgactcaaaagaaaaaaaacaagccGCATTTCAGTGGCTCAAATTACTAGGGTAGGGCTTGTTCTCATCAAAAGCCCTTGGTAACTCAAGTGGTTAGCGGTGAACATGGAAAATAGTTTTCATCCCACTGAACCGCGGTTAACTGATACACGCTTACAAGATGGAACAACCAAGTAACTTGTTCAGGGGATTTGCTATTAATTAAGGTGGTGATGGACCTAGGATCTTAACATCAGGGTGCCGCTACTACAATATTGTGAAAATTTACACTCCATAATATAATTTATTCTAAACATTATCATGGtatcaacaaatagttataaatagCATTAACTTATTAGATAATTAGTGTTAAGTATATAGCTAAACTTACTTTGGGTTCACCCATGGCACCCCTAGATTCGCCCATGAATTAAGGAACAAACAATTAATATAATCACTTTCATCGAGCATTGGACTTAATAGATCTCATGACAACTAGTATTTAGCAACTTGTTGGATCATGGTAGTCAACAATAGCATCCCTTTATCTTGGACAGACATTGTTATCTTGTATAGCTGATCTGGTTTGCACCAGCTTGAGCTTGGAGGCTGCCACTCGTGTGCCATCTCCCAATCTTCATATATCTCCCAGTGATAAAGGCGGTGACACTATGGACGCACACATACACATGATCGATTAAACGATGGCCAAACTAATTAACTGGCTATCTATATTGGTGAGGTTAAGTGGACGATTGAATGTACAAACTTACCTCATAGATGAAGGATCACTTCAATAAGTACATGCAACAGCATAAGGAACTCATAATTATAATATAGTACACAAGCTTTCNNNNNNNNNNNNNNNNNNNNNNNNNNNNNNNNNNNNNNNNNNNNNNNNNNNNNNNNNNNNNNNNNNNNNNNNNNNNNNNNNNNNNNNNNNNNNNNNNNNNNNNNNNNNNNNNNNNNNNNNNNNNNNNNNNNNNNNNNNNNNNNNNNNNNNNNNNNNNNNNNNNNNNNNNNNNNNNNNNNNNNNNNNNNNNNNNNNNNNNNNNNNNNNNNNNNNNNNNNNNNNNNNNNNNNNNNNNNNNNNNNNNNNNNNNNNNNNNNNNNNNNNNNNNNNNNNNNNNNNNNNNNNNNNNNNNNNNNNNNNNNNNNNNNNNNNNNNNNNNNNNNNNNNNNNNNNNNNNNNNNNNNNNNNNNNNNNNNNNNNNNNNNNNNNNNNNNNNNNNNNNNNNNNNNNNNNNNNNNNNNNNNNNNNNNNNNNNNNNNNNNNNNNNNNNNNNNNNNNNNNNNNNNNNNNNNNNNNNNNNNNNNNNNNNNNNNNNNNNNNNNNNNNNNNNNNNNNNNNNNNNNNNNATGATTTGCAGCTATTATGGTGTCTTGACATGTTTACAGTTTTCCATGCAACGTGACATATTTTATTAAAGTGCCTCATTCGTACATATTGGAGGTATTTTACCTATGATAGGGCCTCAAATTAGTTAGCTGACACACAGCTTTGTAATATACATGTGGTTACAAGGTTCAACTCATATTTGGTGAATGAAATAGAATTTTCTCTCTCAAATAAGCATTGTACATATTTGGTGGCCGCGATGGTTTACTCATAACTCCCAATCCGTTTTCCACCCTAGAGAAGTCCTCaagataaaataacaactttatacaTAAAAAAGCTCGTCTGTATTTAACTTTGAGTTGGTGATGAATTGATTCAATCGGTTGCATACAATAAATACACATCTAATAAGTAGCTAGCCTCCTCAAATTACATGCTTAAATTAACATAAAGCATAATAATACTTGTTTCAATAAATACATTTCCTTTGATTGGTCCGCTGACCTTTTGAAATAGTTAATCAACATAACTCCTCCAACCGGTCAATCAATAACCAACTTATTTTACTTTGATGAAACACTACCGGAACCATTCGAGGTTAAGTTTACTAGGATCATAGGGCGAAGCTGGGGGTGATGGAGACACATCGGCTTCAGGTACCTTGACAAAGCGGCCATTGACCCGTGGCCTGAGCTCGGCGTACGCTTTTCTGGACTCGTAGCGGATTTGCTTGTCatatcgccgcctcttcctcttctccCTGTACCTCATCACCTTCGCCTGTCTCTCCTGCATCATCGGATTATGGGCAGCTCCCACCATCATCTCTGTATCAATAGTCATGATCGTTGCATTGGTAATAGTGTTGGTGAATGCGCCCCCGCAGAATGGcacctgaagatcaagaggaaaatAATCATAAGAGTGCAGTTATGTACTTTTCTTGTGGGTAGCAGATATGTACTTGATATTCCCTGTTTATGAAGTATAGTTGGTCTCTTATTAACCAGAAATTGACCCGTTTTCATTCGGTGGTGCACTTGATTGTAACTGTTCTATTTTTTTTNNNNNNNNNNNNNNNNNNNNNNNNNNNNNNNNNNNNNNNNNNNNNNNNNNNNNNNNNNNNNNNNNNNNNNNNNNNNNNNNNNNNNNNNNNNNNNNNNNNNNNNNNNNNNNNNNNNNNNNNNNNNNNNNNNNNNNNNNNNNNNNNNNNNNNNNNNNNNNNNNNNNNNNNNNNNNNNNNNNNNNNNNNNNNNNNNNNNNNNNNNNNNNNNNNNNNNNNNNNNNNNNNNNNNNNNNNNNNNNNNNNNNNNNNNNNNNNNNNNNNNNNNNNNNNNNNNNNNNNNNNNNNNNNNNNNNNNNNNNNNNNNNNNNNNNNNNNNNNNNNNNNNNNNNNNNNNNNNNNNNNNNNNNNNNNNNNNNNNNNNNNNNNNNNNNNNNNNNNNNNNNNNNNNNNNNNNNNNNNNNNNNNNNNTTTTTTTTAGGCAATGGAAGAGAACAACTTTCCGGCCTTTATGGCCAAAGAAACGCACAGTCCAAACTCAATTGCTCTACGAATATATGTTTTATTTAGGTGTATTATGTACGTGCGTACGTGCAACCCTGTACATCTATGCACGGTTTTATGAATTGCTAAAAATGTTAATTTCATCAACAATTGTGATCTGGATCCATTTGTGAGGAACATGACATCCTCAAATGATTGATAGCAAGTAATTAAGTAGGCAATTTCCTGATGGAAACTAATTAAACAAGGATCTTGTTTCCAATTCATGAGGTTTTGATCTGTTTTGGACCTGATCTCGATCAGTTTTATGAACTCGGTAAATCAATCACTGGGCCACTACGGAAGCCATTATGGGGAGTAGTATCAGTTATATATGACCTGTAAGCTTACAAAACTAGCTCGAGAGAAAATTTAAATACAAAATAGCATTCAAATTCATAAGTGACCACATAAAATGAGAAAGAGGGTGCATCGATCCAGTATATAGTCCATTTCACAAACTTTGTCAAGGAATTAACATGAAGGCGCGGACATATGTATTGTTTGACTATTATTTTCAGTATTTACTAAACTCAGACAAAGCTCTAGCTAGCAGCTTAATTATATGCCTTCCCTTGGCTGTGTCGGTCTACTTAGTTAGTTATTGCACAGGTCAAATTTTCAGTATGCATGTACTCCTTGTTAGTCAAACAAAATGAAATAATTATATATGTCTGACTGATGATGTGAGCGCCCATTCTTGTGCATCAACTGATACAAAACACAAAATTTCTGCCTTCGTAAATTACAATCGACCAGCATAAGTTAACAGAATTTTGTAAGTGTGACTTTNNNNNNNNNNNNNNNNNNNNNNNNNNNNNNNNNNNNNNNNNNNNNNNNNNNNNNNNNNNNNNNNNNNNNNNNGGGGAGTAGATGGAAATTATAAGTGTGATTTTTGTTAGCAGGAGGCCCCATAGATCGGCAAGAGATGGAACAATTAAGCAGTAGTACTACTCACGATGGTGgctcttggtggcgccggtggctGCAGCAGGTGAGCCAGGTGTTGGCCGCCCGTGTCCACCTCCAGCGTGAGGCTGCTGCTGTTCCCTGGAGCTGCTGTTTCACGAAACGGTGCGGTCCATGATCTGCGGTGGTGGCAAttggccggtggtggtg from Triticum dicoccoides isolate Atlit2015 ecotype Zavitan unplaced genomic scaffold, WEW_v2.0 scaffold25206, whole genome shotgun sequence encodes:
- the LOC119345570 gene encoding transcription factor GHD7-like produces the protein MSMSCGLCGASNCPHHMISPVLQHHQHHQEHRLCEYQFFAHGHHHHHHGATADYPPPPPANCHHRRSWTAPFRETAAPGNSSSLTLEVDTGGQHLAHLLQPPAPPRATIVPFCGGAFTNTITNATIMTIDTEMMVGAAHNPMMQERQAKVMRYREKRKRRRYDKQIRYESRKAYAELRPRVNGRFVKVPEADVSPSPPASPYDPSKLNLEWFR